In Alteromonas naphthalenivorans, one DNA window encodes the following:
- a CDS encoding M23 family metallopeptidase, translating into MKLTITLSGKNKRYRHSISVRTLVSATVLSSIFMLVSSRSTESVSEDVARVRLAQSEVNETQQDVEALKQQTTIKLQTLISHIAELSAQASMLDDKGKQIATELGMTAADLDAFVPVSIPDNLQDDPLLNEINKLQQSLDVKSQQLSMLESLVRGHHIHEQSQLSGRPIASGWLSSYYGMRADPFTGETAMHKGLDFAGKAGDDVLATAAGIVTWAGERSGYGHLVEIEHGDGFITRYGHNETLTVSIGDVVTKGQAIAKMGNTGRSTGVHVHYEVIRNGKQIDPLPYVYKK; encoded by the coding sequence ATGAAGCTAACAATAACGCTATCAGGCAAGAACAAACGCTATCGTCATAGCATCAGTGTACGTACGCTGGTGAGCGCGACCGTGTTGTCGTCGATATTTATGTTAGTGTCTAGTCGTTCCACAGAATCTGTGTCTGAAGATGTAGCTAGGGTTCGTCTAGCACAATCTGAAGTGAATGAAACGCAACAAGACGTTGAAGCACTTAAACAACAGACCACCATTAAATTACAAACTTTGATTTCCCATATTGCCGAGCTTTCAGCACAAGCGTCTATGCTCGATGATAAAGGAAAGCAGATAGCAACAGAATTAGGTATGACAGCGGCTGACCTGGACGCTTTCGTACCGGTATCGATACCGGACAACCTCCAAGATGATCCCTTACTCAACGAGATTAATAAGCTTCAGCAATCTCTCGACGTAAAATCTCAGCAGCTTTCTATGCTTGAAAGTTTGGTGAGGGGTCACCATATCCATGAGCAGAGTCAATTATCTGGTCGACCGATAGCATCGGGATGGTTGTCATCTTATTATGGTATGCGCGCCGACCCCTTCACTGGTGAAACAGCCATGCATAAAGGCTTAGATTTCGCGGGTAAAGCGGGTGATGACGTTTTAGCTACTGCAGCAGGTATTGTTACCTGGGCGGGCGAACGTAGCGGTTACGGGCATCTAGTAGAAATAGAACATGGTGATGGTTTTATTACCCGTTATGGGCATAATGAAACGTTAACTGTCTCAATAGGCGACGTGGTGACCAAGGGTCAAGCTATCGCTAAAATGGGTAATACGGGGCGCTCTACAGGCGTTCATGTTCACTACGAAGTAATAAGAAACGGTAAGCAAATCGATCCTCTGCCATACGTTTATAAAAAATAA